The Ostrinia nubilalis chromosome 30, ilOstNubi1.1, whole genome shotgun sequence DNA segment cagtaaaaaatattttagtaaaataattttcttctccTTCTATGCCAGTTGCACAATCATTTAAATGTTAcagcaaaaaattataatttggaaCTTATCAAAATTACCCCCTCATCTTTTTGGATTCATTTCTGTGGCACATGTCTTAGACAGGTCATGTACAAAAATATTGACCCCAGGCCACTTTTCATCTATTCTTCTGTTTCATCTTTACATTTACCATACACAGCCCTTTGATGTGTCTTCGATTTATAATGTCTTCTGATTGCTGTAATAGTTTTGTACGAAAGATTGCAGTAATCACACTTAAAGTCCTTCGAATCCATGTGTTTGTATACCAAATGAGTTCTCAGGGCTTGACGCGACGGACACTTCACATCGCATTGAGGACAATCAAACAAATCCTCTTTCGTGTGACTTTTCATATGATAACGAAGCCCCTGCGCATGGAAATACTTTTTGCCGCATTCCTCACATTCAAATTTTTTCTCCGTGTCATGCGTTATCATATGATATTTCAGATCGGACCTCTGCTTAAATTTACGATCACATATATCGCACTGGTAAGGCCGCTCGTTCGTGTGTTTTCTCGTGTGGACAGTTCTCTGTTGAGTAGTTGCAAAACCAACACCGCAGTACAAACATTGGTACGGTTTCACTCCGGTGTGCGATATCATGTGGTAATCCATACTTTTTTTGTCAATTACCGACTTACCACACTCTACACACTCTAGATGAGTGGATTTATCATGAGTTTTCATATGCACTTTAAAAGTGGTTGGCGTTTGAAAATACTTATTACACTTATTACATTGCAATTTCTTATCGAAATGTGTCTCGATGTGCAGTTTCATGTAATGCTGTTTGTAATACAAAGAGCATtcaacacacttgtacattttCTTGTTTGTGTGAGTTAAATCGTGGATCAAGAAGTCGCAATGGTCAGTAAAGGCCAATTTGCAATTCTTGCAAAAGAAAGTCCTATCTTCGTCCTTATGGACAACTTTGTGTTTGATTAATTTTTCGTTCGTAGCAAATTCTTCATTGCAGAGAGCGCATGTGAACTTTTTAACGGCATCGTGCATTCGGATGTGGTTCAAAAGGCCAGTTTTTGTGTCAAAATTTTTCATACACTTTTGGCATTCATATGTTTGTGCGTCAGAATCATATTTAAGTTCTTTTTTGCGGCTTACTTTTGTTGGTATCTCCTCTACGATTTCTTTCTTCACTCTGAAATAATAAAGCATAGGTAAGATTAAGGgttaataataagtatgtattgcACTCTAGTTACAACACAAAACTGATGATTAATTACATCACAAAACTAATTAATACTGTAGAGTACAATTTAGTCTCATTGCTACAAAACAATATACCTATTCCAGACAACTTAGAGAAAGGACAGTAGTAAGTTAGAAATTGATACTTTCATTGAGTTAGGGAAAATAAAATCCTTAgcattggcccatttattgtctaaAAGCAGTGGTTTGGGTAATAGATGTAAAACTGTGACGTATTAAAGCAATTTCGAAGCCTTTtagtagaaaataaattacttttatgaccTGGTTTTGTGACTTACGTTTTAGGCTGTCTCAGCCGGTACCTCCTTTGCACAGTCTTTCCATCAGTGTACGCGTCGAACTCCGCATCATGTTTCTCTTCCAAGTTCGAGTCTTGGGAGTCTTCCATTATTGAAAAATTGCAGGTTTACCTGTTAAAAACCAACTAGGTGTAAAGTTATTATGATTAAAATAGACTAAAAAGCATTTTAGTTGATAAATTGCACTGAAAAACGAACACGATTTGTTTTTGTAAGGTTATGAAATAGAAACTTGATGCTACTCTTCTTCAAGTCACatttactgtatttttattttttgcaagtaaATTGCATAtaatttatctaaaattatgttaaaaagTGCTTACAAAACGTATGAAACCGAATTTGAGCGAATTTGTAAACAACAAGCaaagtgaaaactttttttgacATAACAACTAGTGATGCGAATGTTCACTCAACACTTAACTCAATCGAGATTTCAGTTCTTGTCTCCGATTCAATTGTTATAAGAGCTCACTTAAATTAGCTCAGTTACAAATCGAATTCGCATATTTTCGATTTAGTCTTCGAGTAGCTGTCATAGTAGAGACGGCATAAATTAGTTTCCCAGCTTGGTTAATAAATTGCTAATAAACTTACGACTGAGAGAGAATGTGAGAACTTGAATTTTCTCTGTTATGAGAGGTAGACTAGCAATAACATTTTCTgaagttgacttccgcaagctgTCACCACCACTGTAAATCTTGCAACGTTGGCTTATACCGCAACAGCTATTTACAGTAGAAAACAGCGtgcggaagtcaacttctgcaagtttttatattttctagtCTTTTAACTAGCAACAAAACTTGCAGAAGTTTAAAGCGAAGGTTTCTTgcatttaaaaaagttaaagaGGCACTATATTTATCATGGGTTGTGAAATTACCAACTAGATGTCGCCGtcgaaatcaaaataataaaacttccTTACAAAatcaaatgtttttatttacattaagtaTTTTACAGTCATATTCTTAAGCCTACAATCACTTCTAGCTTcagttaaaaactaaaatttaactCTAAACATGTTTTGATCATTTATCGCCTATTTTAGACGTATTATAGCAATATTAAATCTACACGTAAGGGCTTACATATTTATTCAATATTGTTATTGTTGATTATGAACATAACTACGGTTTTAAACGGAATCGCTAATTCATATAAAATGCActattacaatttttcatttACATAAGGCATATACTCGTACGTTttcatattattaataatgtttcATTCACATTGTATTGCTTGATTAATATTATATTGACGCACAATACGAATAACATTGTAACTGAATAGACTGTTGAAAGTTGTAAAAACGTGTAATTTTAGTTACAATCTTATTCATATTGGATGTCCATTTATATTATTGTACTAtactataattatattatactcAGAACTTTAAAATATAAGTAGCAAAGAGCAAATCCAGCATGGATAACTTTGGGCAGTGTAAAAATGATACAGTGTGACCTTTTAGACATATTATCGAACTTGCAAAGGACAACCTGTTTTAGAAATACTTAAAAGGGCGACTTACTAACTAGATCCATGAGCCTTATTATTACACCCTATATTTTAAGTCTAAGGCACGGTTTAGACTAGCAATAACATTTGCAGAAATGGAATGGACTTTGCAAGCTACCACTGTATAAATTTTGCAGAAGTTGGCTTGCCGCGGCTATTTACAGTGGTGAcagcttgcggaagtcaacttctgcaagtttgattactagtctaaacctcgctttatgtcaaaaaacaaagatattttttttttgtttttgctgTTTTCAATCAATTAATTTGCTATGTTTAACAGTCCAAATTGGAACTTGGTATAATAAATTAGAACTTGCTTTGTTTATGTGTAATTATATTACATCCTTTTATTCCTATTATAGTCTTACGCGCgtaaaatgttgacaaattggaacttttgtttttatttatctatttgaaACTGTGTATGTCCTTGCTATGTCCATGCGAGCCTAAAACCCTCTGTCTTGGAAGGCAGCGTCCCGCATTGGAAACTGGAAGCCTTTTTATTACACCCTATTTAGTCTTACGCGCgtaaaatgttgacaaattggAACTTTTTATTAGTTAACGTTTAAAATTGGTTTATTTAACTATTTGAACAGATGTCCTTGCTATGTCCAGCGAGCCTAGAACCCCCGGTCGAAGGCAGCGTCTCCGCGGGGGCTGACAAATTggaactttttttatttaactatttcaACTGTGTATGTCCTTGCTATGTCCAGCGAGCCTAGAACCCCCGATCCTGGAAGGCAGCGTCTCGCATTGGAAACTCTATTAAGTCTTATGTccgaaaatgtttaaaattggaactttgtttttatttaactatttgAACTGTGTATGTCCTTGCTATGTCCAGCGAGCCTAGAACCCCCGGTCGAAAGCCGGGTCTCCGCGGGGGCTGCGGGCGCGGGCGACGGGCTCCAGCCCCGACGAGTAGCCGGGCGCAGTATTGAAAAGCACCTGgggaagaaataataataaataaattatatccctggacattttacactgcgcttctagtcccaaactaaggctgggttgcaccatcttactttaactttgacgaacgtcaaaaatctgtcaaaaactTGACTGCCAATACAAATACAACCAATGGGCCCAAAAGAtcgtttattcccgatgtcccccactatttgtccaccactggtggacatcgagaaaaaaagttgcaatgtccaccagtgggggacagcgctactgaaatcttcccgttgggccctactggtggacactgagaagaaatgtgttgctctgtccctcagtggtggacatcgaaaccaaaaaagttccgttgtcccccactatttgttttgttttcgtgattattaaaaaataactgaataaataattttgattttgattttttttgaaaaccgcgacgcctggatgtgggcagcgcagaaccggtcattatggaacccttgggggaggcctttgtccagcagtggacttcctgcCTAGTTAGAACACTCGGTCCTGGGACCCAAGGCCTGCCGGTGGGCCGTGTAAGCCTACTCTTGGTACTTAGTACAAGTGAGCGAGTGCGAGGCGTTACCGGGGTGTACAAGCCTACCTCCTGGTACTTGGAGTAGCTCGAGGTCTGTCAGTGGGCCGTGCGAGCCTACTACCTCAGTAGTAAGTTTTTGAGAGTTCTCGCTCATTCCAGCGAGAAACTCTCAAAAACATTTATACAATGATCactcaaaataatttcattttcgttcgttcatttgaCAACACGATAAGCGTGTATTCTTATTAAATGAGTGCGGTCATGTTCTAGAAGCGCGCACCGAGAAATATTAAGCTAGGTTGCAGGTTCGAATCCCGTAAGGAGCAAATGTTTCTGTTATAAACACGATCACCTATAACTGAGACGTGATCGTAGTTGCTATAGTACAAGTTCCACTTAGTTGGTGATTAGGTAATTGGTGTGGTGAGATAATTGgaccaatttattttttaagttcaataataaaataactacctactcATAAAACCCAAACGTAAAAATTGGATCATGATGACGATGTCACTGCGCAACCTTGGTGTGCACGCGCGCCGGAACTTGCAATTTGATATCTTAGCGTAGTTCTTACCTACCGCGCCTGTATTTGAACGAAATTAATTATCGGTGAATGAAATTTGATACTACACATTGTGCTCCTATATTTAAACGCCTAGGCTTATTTTAAAGCAAATACACAGAAGCAAAACTATGTGCATCCTATACATGATCAGGACTTCTGGACTTTTAGTTTATATCAAACGGGTCGAAGTTAATTTTgtttatcaaaaaattaaaatcaaagaaGTAAACATAAAACTCGCAatggttttaataaaaaaagtaggtatgtcctaatatttataattttttattgaatgtcAGATAAGTCTCcaaaaatgaaacttttgctATAAAAGTAATGGAAGGTTCCTAAACTTTTTTTCTATTCTATattcaatttgtttatttgcaaCTAAATATCAGATACTAATTTGAGTTGAATTCATCATTGACCTCACAGAAGAAGttgttttgatttgaaatatCAACGTACTTACTTCTTTATTATCCATAAAATCCTAGATTGTAACAGATCAGGGAGCAATAAcatcttaaaattattatttacaagatTTACATGATTATAAGCAATCTCTTCTGCTAAACTGTTACGTAGTGGATGCCTATTAAATTGGAAAattaaatactatactaataatactactaataatacatacaatactataaatattaataatactaaGTCTGTTCGAATCGAACCCCAGACTCATAGAAACCAAGTCACTATGCCATCCGTTATtcgtatttattattacattatcatCGTTGTGGTGTCAAAATTTCCTGTTTCATTTTTACTAAGAAATTTTTTATCTAAAATTTTAAACACAATTCGAGTTTAAATTACTCAGAAAAAATAGTGCATAcctttaaaaaacataataaagttACTTACTCATaaaatacttttcattttaaaaatcattaaataagtaaataaatagcaaTCCACAAATAATacgtataattatattataaaattaatataggtaatttaatttactaatttaagccataaaatattattgtcttCTAAGTAaatggtaataaataatttattataagtagatagtatattactatttacatcttttaaacagcttcaaattattaaaaagatatttatgtactaaacataaattataaccaaatatttgtaaaagtgctgtaaacaagttttaatatttattatccataattaaatcaaaataactgttaattttattatatcgcTCATAACTGAAATCTCGAATATTTTCTGAATAACTTAGAAATAATATTAAGCTAAATGTTAACATATAACTGAGTAGattaaatatcaaattaaaaatacataagtacctatcgcatctgatttatgtagtttgttatgttaaattgtttaattaagtatttaaatgttattctgaactttgttacgtcttgtttgaatagtgtaattggtactaccgttctatgaataaataaatatcttaaaccAACTATCTccaaaattttcaaaattaatgtaatttaattttctaaaaCATACAGTGGAATATTTTTCATTCGGATATTGCATCATGGTCACGTCGTCAACGTGGCCGCAGGTCCGAAGTGCGTTTCTGTAAAAATGCTTGCGCGCACTGCAACAGGGCTGCCACGAGTTCCGCACGGTTCGCGACTGTGTAATTATGGATGCATCACCTATATTAGAATCATTTAGTCTAGTTTCACTGtaacaatattattaacaatgaTCGTTATTATTAGccattttataattatatttgattaaaatatttttattgtataagtATCTCAAATCAAACATAATATTCATATGATTTCCACTTCAATTCCGATaatgatatttaaaatattagtaagtatctctgagtattttttatatacattaatCTTGTGATATTTTTCTAAATAACTTTTGATGCACGTTGCAATCATtttcaaatacataataatgtatatgttgtcttattatgttttaaatcataattatagcgacgattaataaaaaatagtactTTGTTATatacataagtgccacttgtggtctaaactgaaaaaatatttttgattctgATTTTTGATACCCTCAAGTGCTACGCGGCGGCTTTTCAAacgaaatatttatattatgtgtGTTTTAAATATCATATGAATGAATCATATGAATAATCATGGTGTTTcttaacaaaacatttttgtcAACCCTAACACATTTTGCGGATCTCTgcaataattttcaaataaattggAATCGATTCGACCCGAACTTCATTCTGTGCTTCATCTACTGCTTCGTGCATCAGAAGAACCGTCAACCAACAAGGAACCGCTCCCCAGTGCTCCAGACCTAGTGCTCCAGACCTAGTGCTCCAGACCTAGTGCTCCAGACCTAGTGCTCCAAACCCAGTGCTCCAGGCCCAGCGCTCCAAGTATTCCGAGTGAGTTTCTATCATCTAACAAACACAATGTGAGTACTCATGACTATCTTCTAGTCTTCACTAAACTTCTAGAACTTAGAATTTTTCTGAGACCTCTCGTCATCAGCGACGAccactttaaataaatatggaaCTG contains these protein-coding regions:
- the LOC135086025 gene encoding gastrula zinc finger protein XlCGF8.2DB-like, which produces MEDSQDSNLEEKHDAEFDAYTDGKTVQRRYRLRQPKTVKKEIVEEIPTKVSRKKELKYDSDAQTYECQKCMKNFDTKTGLLNHIRMHDAVKKFTCALCNEEFATNEKLIKHKVVHKDEDRTFFCKNCKLAFTDHCDFLIHDLTHTNKKMYKCVECSLYYKQHYMKLHIETHFDKKLQCNKCNKYFQTPTTFKVHMKTHDKSTHLECVECGKSVIDKKSMDYHMISHTGVKPYQCLYCGVGFATTQQRTVHTRKHTNERPYQCDICDRKFKQRSDLKYHMITHDTEKKFECEECGKKYFHAQGLRYHMKSHTKEDLFDCPQCDVKCPSRQALRTHLVYKHMDSKDFKCDYCNLSYKTITAIRRHYKSKTHQRAVYGKCKDETEE